CGGAGTGCGCGCGGGCCGCATCCTGCAGCGGCAGTGTGGTGATGCTGCGTGCCGCAAGTGCCCCGCCAGCCAGGAGCTTGTTCACTGTTGTCGAAGCCTCCGCAAGGTCGGTTTCCGTTGCGTTGCTAATCGCAAATCCACGGATGCTTATGTCGTGCGGGTACAGCCTGCCCAGCGGGATGGTGGCCTTCGCTGACATGCCCGACATGAGCACGATGCGTCCACGCAGCCCCAACACGTCCAGGGCAAGATCAAGCTGGTGCCGTCCGGACGTCTCCAGATGCACATCCACCCCACGACCGCCGGAGACCCGGTCCACGGTGTCGCGCAGTTCATCGGCGAAGTCCGGGGACCGGTAGTCAAGCACGGCGCCGGCGCCCAGCCCGCGGCAGTACTCGAGGTCGGCTGCGCTGGAGGAGGCGACGACCATGGCACCGGCACTGACTGCCTGGCTGAGGGCGGCAGAACCGACGCCCCCGCCCGCACCGCCGATGAACACGGTTTCCCCCGGCTGCACTTGGCCATGCCGGTGCAGCGCCAAATAGGCGGTGGCGCCGGAGTGGAGCACAGCTGCCGCCGCCACCGGGTTCGTCCCGGCATGCAGCCGGTACAGCCGCTCGACGGGAACGGCCGCGAACTCGGCGGCCGCCCCTGGCCGGCCTGCAAATCCCATCGAATTGGACCATACCGGATCCCCTGGTGCGAAGCCGGCGTACTCCTCCGGCGTGCCAGATCCGAGCCGTTCGACCGTGCCCACCAGGTCCCGGCCCAGCACCTGTGGAAAAACAAGTTCCGTGGCATAGGCGCCGCTGCGGACAAAGGTGTCCACGTTGTCCACAGCGGAGGCGGCCACCCGCACCAGAATGGTGCCGGGCGCTGGCCGGGGCAGCGGCACGTTGCCGTATTCGATGACGTCGAGGCCGCCCCTTCCGGTGAAATACGCGGCCTTCATGACTGCTGGCTCCATGGGTGGAGTCTATTCCCCAAGGAAGCACGCAGGACAGATGCGAAGGAGGACGGAACGTGTGCCCTGCTAAGTTGAGAATATGACCGCCTCGATCGACATCCTTGAGCTGCTGCAAAAGCCCGCCACGGAGGTGGCACCGTACTTACTGGGCGCATTGGTGAGGCATGAGAGTCCTGAAGGACCCGTCGTCGTACGTTTGA
This genomic interval from Arthrobacter sp. PAMC 25486 contains the following:
- a CDS encoding NADPH:quinone reductase, whose product is MEPAVMKAAYFTGRGGLDVIEYGNVPLPRPAPGTILVRVAASAVDNVDTFVRSGAYATELVFPQVLGRDLVGTVERLGSGTPEEYAGFAPGDPVWSNSMGFAGRPGAAAEFAAVPVERLYRLHAGTNPVAAAAVLHSGATAYLALHRHGQVQPGETVFIGGAGGGVGSAALSQAVSAGAMVVASSSAADLEYCRGLGAGAVLDYRSPDFADELRDTVDRVSGGRGVDVHLETSGRHQLDLALDVLGLRGRIVLMSGMSAKATIPLGRLYPHDISIRGFAISNATETDLAEASTTVNKLLAGGALAARSITTLPLQDAARAHSAMEAGTVHGKIVLLP